The proteins below come from a single Salipiger abyssi genomic window:
- a CDS encoding acyl-CoA dehydrogenase family protein — MNQQFTDTVGTMTLVRNAEAAADPIAASAPETLQLRRPADAAVEAIFAGGLEKMTLPRSYGGSQATTREQLEAYATLAEADASASWVACIYNAVGHMICAFGDQAIEEVLASDKPRSAGVFAPSGKGRRTEGGYLVTGRYAFASGQHHAGWIFAPMMPEEGGPPIACLIPKDAFEVEDDWHVSGFIGTGSNAVRLPETFVPDHRTVPFMDIVHGKGRPSSVSEDPYYRQPFVPIMCAVSTGTPLGLARKALRLFKERIGKRGITYTSYSKQSEAPVTHLQLAEATAKLDQAEFHAARLTGIVDEHMATGAAWDMETRVRCRSDIAWTIKLAREVCEIVELGSGASAIHLKDPLPAILRDIRTISVHAFLLFSTNAELYGRVLAGMEPDIPFV, encoded by the coding sequence ATGAACCAGCAATTCACCGACACTGTCGGAACCATGACGCTTGTCCGGAACGCAGAGGCGGCGGCCGATCCCATCGCGGCGAGCGCGCCCGAGACGCTGCAATTGCGGCGCCCGGCGGATGCCGCGGTCGAGGCGATCTTTGCCGGCGGGCTCGAAAAGATGACGCTGCCCCGGTCTTATGGCGGCAGCCAGGCCACCACCCGCGAGCAGCTCGAAGCCTATGCGACGCTGGCCGAGGCCGATGCCTCGGCGTCGTGGGTGGCCTGCATCTACAACGCCGTCGGGCACATGATCTGCGCCTTCGGCGATCAGGCGATCGAGGAGGTCCTTGCCAGCGACAAGCCGCGCTCTGCCGGGGTCTTTGCCCCCAGCGGCAAGGGCCGTCGCACCGAGGGCGGTTATCTGGTCACCGGGCGTTATGCCTTTGCCTCGGGCCAGCATCACGCCGGCTGGATCTTTGCGCCGATGATGCCGGAGGAGGGCGGCCCGCCCATCGCCTGCCTGATCCCCAAGGACGCCTTTGAGGTCGAGGACGACTGGCATGTCTCGGGCTTTATCGGCACCGGCTCGAACGCGGTGCGGCTGCCGGAGACCTTTGTGCCCGATCACCGCACCGTGCCCTTCATGGACATCGTGCATGGCAAGGGCCGGCCCTCGTCGGTCTCGGAAGATCCGTATTACCGGCAGCCCTTCGTGCCGATCATGTGCGCCGTCTCGACCGGCACGCCGCTGGGGCTGGCGCGCAAGGCGCTGCGGCTCTTCAAGGAGCGGATCGGCAAGCGCGGCATCACCTATACCAGCTATTCCAAACAGTCCGAGGCGCCGGTCACGCATCTGCAACTGGCCGAGGCGACGGCGAAGCTGGATCAGGCGGAATTCCATGCCGCGCGGCTGACCGGGATCGTCGATGAGCATATGGCCACCGGCGCGGCGTGGGATATGGAAACCCGCGTGCGCTGCCGCTCGGATATTGCCTGGACGATCAAGCTCGCCCGCGAGGTCTGCGAGATCGTCGAGCTGGGCTCGGGCGCGAGTGCGATCCATCTCAAGGATCCGCTGCCGGCGATCCTGCGCGATATCCGCACGATCTCGGTCCATGCCTTCCTGCTGTTCAGCACCAATGCCGAGCTCTATGGCCGGGTGCTGGCGGGGATGGAGCCCGATATCCCCTTCGTCTGA
- a CDS encoding TetR/AcrR family transcriptional regulator, translating to MQADPAKTRPASSERVTMIGDAAIEVLATKGSRGLTHRAVDLHLSWPEGTTSRYYRTRDALLTAVVQRLIEVEVSDIDAWRGATETDGPITRRRIARVLANALRHWVRGRTRQLARYELSLEGLRRPAVHDALIAGRKQLNGIVARALEADGFPAPEAQATLLVSAIDGLCHDYLLHPEIAVDARDVEDMLMRWLDAEHGAPGQGAVPSPGAK from the coding sequence ATGCAGGCAGACCCGGCAAAGACGCGCCCCGCGTCGAGCGAACGCGTGACGATGATCGGCGATGCCGCAATCGAGGTGCTGGCCACCAAGGGCAGCCGCGGGCTCACCCATCGCGCGGTGGACCTGCACCTGAGCTGGCCCGAAGGCACGACGAGCCGCTATTACCGCACCCGCGACGCGCTGCTGACGGCGGTGGTGCAGCGGCTGATCGAGGTCGAGGTCTCCGATATCGACGCCTGGCGCGGCGCGACCGAGACCGACGGCCCCATCACCCGGCGCCGCATCGCGCGGGTTCTGGCCAATGCGCTGCGCCATTGGGTCCGAGGCCGCACCCGCCAGCTCGCCCGCTACGAGCTTTCGCTCGAAGGGCTGCGCCGCCCAGCCGTGCATGATGCGCTGATCGCGGGGCGCAAGCAGCTCAACGGCATCGTGGCGCGGGCGCTGGAGGCGGACGGGTTTCCCGCCCCCGAGGCACAGGCGACGCTGCTGGTCTCCGCCATTGACGGGCTCTGCCATGACTACCTCCTGCATCCCGAGATCGCCGTGGATGCCCGTGACGTCGAGGACATGCTGATGCGCTGGCTCGACGCCGAGCACGGCGCCCCGGGACAGGGAGCGGTTCCGAGCCCCGGGGCGAAGTGA
- a CDS encoding flavin reductase family protein, protein MIPKDQFLKAMGAFPSGVTIVTTTDADGQWRGFTASAFCSVSADPPLVLVCLADSADCHAAFQAAGRWNIHIVDAAHTELAMRFARRGAEKFAGDDFVADAHGIPQLRDAFVTLHCARHACYPGGDHSILVGQVGAAEITDSAPVYYYRRGFHPVAEGAVQAAE, encoded by the coding sequence ATGATCCCGAAAGACCAGTTTCTCAAGGCCATGGGCGCGTTTCCCAGTGGCGTCACGATTGTCACCACCACCGATGCCGACGGCCAGTGGCGGGGTTTTACCGCCAGTGCCTTCTGCTCCGTCTCGGCCGACCCGCCGCTGGTGCTGGTCTGTCTTGCCGACAGCGCCGACTGCCACGCGGCGTTTCAGGCCGCCGGGCGCTGGAATATCCATATCGTCGATGCGGCGCATACCGAGCTTGCCATGCGCTTCGCCCGGCGCGGTGCCGAGAAATTCGCCGGCGATGATTTCGTAGCCGACGCCCATGGCATCCCGCAGCTGCGTGACGCGTTCGTCACGCTGCATTGCGCGCGCCATGCCTGTTACCCGGGCGGCGATCACAGCATTCTGGTGGGGCAGGTCGGGGCCGCCGAGATCACCGACAGCGCGCCGGTCTATTACTACCGGCGCGGCTTTCACCCGGTCGCCGAAGGGGCGGTTCAGGCGGCGGAATAG
- a CDS encoding OmpP1/FadL family transporter, producing MRKSNKTILAAGLCCAAFAAVPAWATNGTHLTGFGTKAQGMAGVSLAFPQDALAAANNPAGMAFVGHRLDLNSQMILLRTEGRFGGLDNEGTGFALVPEIGYNRPLNDRWTIGVSTAAGGGSAKYDDQLFTGASDGTEGLYQSTVVLPTVTYKAAPNLAFGASLALGIHGLNLENLPGVPDHGMEFATGAGLRLGVMWQPTETVTIGAMYGSKIEMGELKGYSDDVLASVDGEIDLPEQWGLGIAVALSDRLTLAADYLRINWTDTQFHDVFGFRDQNVYRVGLSYQMRPDLTLRGGVTFADRHFDDDFVNAIPLIPAIDSNVIAAGFTKDFGNGRELSGGIEYDFGERADGSGPSRGAHMDTDFVVLSVGYAWKF from the coding sequence ATGAGAAAATCGAATAAGACGATTCTGGCCGCGGGCCTGTGCTGCGCGGCCTTCGCCGCCGTGCCTGCCTGGGCGACGAACGGCACGCATCTGACAGGGTTCGGCACCAAGGCACAGGGCATGGCGGGGGTCTCGCTGGCCTTTCCGCAGGATGCGCTGGCCGCCGCGAACAACCCCGCGGGCATGGCCTTTGTCGGACATCGGCTGGACCTTAATTCGCAGATGATCCTGCTGCGCACCGAGGGCCGGTTCGGCGGGCTGGACAATGAGGGCACCGGCTTTGCCCTGGTGCCGGAGATCGGCTATAACCGCCCGCTGAACGACCGCTGGACCATCGGCGTGTCGACTGCCGCCGGCGGTGGCAGCGCGAAATATGACGACCAGCTTTTCACCGGTGCGTCGGACGGCACCGAGGGGCTGTATCAGTCCACCGTGGTGCTGCCGACGGTGACCTACAAAGCGGCGCCGAACCTGGCCTTTGGCGCCTCGCTGGCGCTGGGGATCCACGGGCTGAACCTCGAGAACCTGCCCGGCGTGCCCGATCACGGCATGGAATTCGCCACCGGCGCGGGGCTGCGGCTTGGCGTGATGTGGCAGCCGACCGAGACGGTGACCATCGGCGCCATGTATGGCAGCAAGATCGAGATGGGCGAGCTCAAGGGCTATTCCGACGATGTGCTGGCCAGCGTCGACGGTGAGATCGACCTGCCCGAACAATGGGGGCTGGGCATCGCGGTGGCGCTGAGCGACAGGCTGACGCTGGCCGCCGATTACCTGCGGATCAACTGGACCGATACGCAGTTTCACGACGTGTTCGGGTTTCGCGACCAGAATGTCTATCGCGTCGGGCTGTCCTATCAGATGCGCCCGGATCTGACCCTGCGCGGCGGCGTCACCTTTGCAGACCGGCATTTCGACGACGATTTCGTCAATGCGATCCCGCTGATCCCGGCCATCGACTCGAATGTGATCGCGGCGGGCTTCACCAAGGATTTCGGCAACGGTCGTGAGCTGAGCGGCGGGATCGAGTATGATTTCGGCGAGCGCGCGGACGGGTCCGGCCCCAGCAGGGGGGCGCATATGGATACCGATTTCGTGGTGCTCTCGGTGGGGTACGCCTGGAAATTCTGA
- a CDS encoding dienelactone hydrolase family protein: MSDIELTASDGHRLGGYLALPDKTPRGGVVVIQEIFGVNVHIRDVCDRFAAEGYAALAPAIFDRIEPGFVSGYSPEEIAKARAFVPKLDIAACMLDVEAARAELAQYGKVGIVGFCLGGTIAFLGATRLPGIAAASGYYGRLIQEYADEVPQAPVILHYGALDKGIPPENYEDVRARRPETPVHVYEGADHGFNCDRRPSFEPESAKLAWARTMALFGAEIG, from the coding sequence ATGTCCGACATTGAGCTGACCGCAAGCGATGGCCACCGTCTCGGTGGCTATCTCGCCCTGCCCGACAAGACCCCGCGCGGCGGGGTCGTGGTGATTCAGGAGATCTTTGGGGTGAATGTGCATATCCGCGATGTCTGCGACCGCTTCGCCGCCGAGGGCTATGCGGCGCTGGCGCCGGCGATCTTCGACCGGATCGAGCCGGGGTTTGTCTCGGGCTATTCGCCGGAAGAGATCGCCAAGGCGCGCGCCTTTGTGCCGAAGCTCGATATCGCCGCCTGCATGCTGGATGTGGAGGCGGCGCGGGCCGAGCTGGCGCAATATGGCAAGGTGGGGATTGTCGGGTTCTGCCTTGGCGGGACGATTGCCTTTCTGGGTGCGACGCGGCTGCCGGGGATCGCGGCGGCCTCGGGCTATTACGGGCGGCTGATCCAGGAATATGCCGATGAGGTGCCGCAGGCGCCGGTGATTTTGCACTATGGCGCGCTCGACAAGGGCATCCCGCCGGAGAACTACGAGGATGTGCGGGCGCGGCGTCCGGAGACTCCGGTCCATGTCTATGAGGGCGCAGATCACGGGTTCAACTGCGACCGGCGCCCGAGTTTCGAGCCGGAATCGGCAAAGCTCGCCTGGGCGCGGACGATGGCGTTGTTTGGCGCGGAGATCGGGTAG
- a CDS encoding fumarylacetoacetate hydrolase family protein has protein sequence MKLVTIDCIPGGQPGAVLESGEILHLARAATPGTAETWLPPHLRDILGAGSEGLNLVRRMVARVEETGEDAREALRATGALLPEGTRLLAPLPSPRLIVSVGQAYRGHVAEMKGKPPSEPHGFLKAPSAVTGPFADIPLPPQAPDMVDYEGELCVVIGRACHNVSEEEAMACVAGYMVTNDVSARDHVPLIGKASTTPEARHAWDLVHMGKQYPGFSPMGPALVTAEEIADPNALELVTRVNGAVMQQANTDDFIFPLARVISYFSQWYALAPGDIISTGTPGGVGYGHDPKVLMRPGDVVDVTVTGLGTLSNRFVAG, from the coding sequence ATGAAACTCGTCACCATCGACTGCATCCCCGGCGGCCAGCCCGGCGCGGTTCTGGAAAGCGGCGAGATCCTGCATCTCGCCCGCGCCGCGACCCCCGGCACCGCCGAGACCTGGCTGCCGCCGCATCTGCGCGACATCCTTGGCGCCGGATCCGAGGGGCTCAATCTCGTCCGCCGCATGGTCGCGCGTGTCGAAGAGACGGGCGAAGACGCTCGCGAGGCCCTGCGCGCCACAGGCGCTCTGCTGCCCGAGGGAACCCGGCTGCTCGCCCCCCTGCCCTCCCCCCGGCTGATCGTCTCGGTCGGTCAGGCCTATCGCGGCCATGTGGCCGAGATGAAGGGCAAGCCGCCGTCGGAGCCGCATGGCTTCCTCAAGGCCCCCTCCGCCGTCACCGGCCCCTTCGCCGACATTCCGCTGCCACCGCAGGCCCCCGACATGGTGGATTACGAAGGCGAGCTCTGCGTGGTGATCGGGCGCGCCTGCCATAATGTCAGCGAGGAGGAGGCCATGGCCTGCGTCGCCGGCTACATGGTGACCAACGACGTCTCCGCCCGCGACCACGTCCCGCTGATCGGCAAGGCCAGCACCACACCCGAGGCGCGCCATGCCTGGGATCTGGTGCATATGGGCAAGCAATATCCCGGCTTCTCGCCGATGGGTCCGGCGCTGGTGACGGCGGAGGAGATCGCCGATCCCAACGCGCTGGAGCTGGTTACCCGGGTCAACGGCGCGGTGATGCAGCAGGCCAATACCGACGATTTCATCTTTCCGCTGGCGCGGGTGATTTCGTATTTCTCGCAATGGTATGCGCTGGCGCCGGGCGACATCATCAGCACCGGCACGCCGGGCGGCGTCGGCTACGGGCACGACCCCAAGGTGCTGATGCGGCCCGGCGATGTGGTCGATGTCACGGTGACCGGCCTCGGCACGCTGAGCAACCGGTTCGTCGCGGGGTGA
- a CDS encoding nuclear transport factor 2 family protein: MDTLQRLAIEAECSRLMTTFSLCTDTFDYDRALGLFVPDCTFQRADEVFEGLDGLRFVLNRRNPERITRHIVSNMLIDVEDETTATGQAYALVFGHVGALDEHGEAPLGAPDSLVIFNGGFTRTDEGWRIKTWRIDLSFRRKAA, translated from the coding sequence ATGGACACCCTACAGCGCCTTGCCATCGAGGCGGAGTGCAGCCGCCTCATGACCACGTTTTCGCTCTGCACCGACACGTTCGATTACGACCGCGCGCTGGGGCTCTTCGTGCCCGACTGCACCTTTCAGCGCGCCGATGAGGTCTTTGAGGGACTGGACGGGCTGCGCTTTGTGCTGAACCGCCGCAACCCCGAGCGCATCACCCGCCACATCGTCAGCAATATGCTCATCGACGTGGAAGACGAGACCACCGCGACGGGCCAAGCCTATGCGCTGGTCTTCGGCCATGTCGGCGCGCTCGACGAGCATGGCGAGGCGCCGCTCGGCGCGCCGGATTCGCTGGTGATCTTCAACGGCGGCTTCACCCGCACCGATGAGGGCTGGCGCATCAAGACCTGGCGCATCGACCTCAGCTTCCGGAGGAAAGCCGCATGA